A single window of Zea mays cultivar B73 chromosome 10, Zm-B73-REFERENCE-NAM-5.0, whole genome shotgun sequence DNA harbors:
- the LOC541872 gene encoding inhibitor of striate 1 encodes MISFNNLFWSSLQPSFKFYRKCLTNCPYFALTMHSTTKPLGSSMPVKRAHLKPHAADIKRNPHVHELYKLVYRLPENLSWLLAPPEIPKRPASKKKKQKDEIVAGNSFGVILEWEGVVVDDDDPDLEPRVWYVLSLEEGKSFPPDALLKKIEGMRTDQAIAEVLCWSEDPAEIQRLATHKEVIYQKLQGGYYQLRPHVLDFLNTLVGFDIPIAIAAPRSRKSLEEGIKTVGLQGYFDAIVALEDFCLGKPDGEMFEVAAEQLGLEPDACVVFGNSNLTTESAHNAGMRCVAVAGRHPAYELQSANHVVRWLDQLSIVDLQRLANGEVIGRRGRESDMDMEIVIEE; translated from the coding sequence ATGATCTCTTTTAACAATTTATTTTGGAGCTCCCTTCAGCCTTCTTTCAAGTTTTACAGAAAGTGCCTGACAAACTGCCCATATTTTGCACTGACCATGCATTCAACTACAAAGCCCTTGGGTTCATCTATGCCGGTAAAGAGGGCGCATTTGAAGCCACATGCCGCAGACATCAAGAGGAACCCCCATGTACATGAGCTTTACAAATTGGTTTACCGACTTCCGGAGAACCTTAGCTGGCTGTTGGCACCACCAGAAATTCCTAAAAGACCTGCCTCAAAGAAGAAAAAACAAAAAGACGAAATAGTGGCCGGTAACAGCTTTGGTGTGATCTTGGAGTGGGAGGGAGTTGTTGTGGATGATGATGATCCAGACTTGGAGCCCCGGGTTTGGTATGTTCTATCACTAGAAGAGGGGAAGTCTTTCCCTCCAGATGCATTGCTGAAGAAAATCGAGGGAATGAGAACTGACCAGGCTATTGCAGAAGTCTTATGTTGGTCAGAAGATCCAGCAGAAATCCAAAGGTTGGCAACACACAAGGAGGTTATATATCAAAAACTTCAAGGTGGATACTACCAGCTGCGACCACATGTGCTTGATTTCTTGAACACCCTTGTGGGTTTTGACATTCCAATAGCAATTGCAGCTCCTCGCTCAAGGAAGAGCCTTGAAGAAGGGATCAAAACTGTTGGTCTGCAAGGCTACTTCGATGCTATAGTTGCATTGGAGGACTTCTGCTTAGGGAAACCTGATGGTGAGATGTTTGAAGTCGCAGCGGAGCAACTTGGTCTGGAACCAGATGCCTGTGTTGTGTTTGGTAACTCAAACTTGACGACGGAATCTGCACATAACGCTGGGATGAGGTGTGTGGCAGTTGCAGGCCGACACCCTGCCTATGAGCTCCAATCAGCAAACCATGTTGTGAGATGGCTTGATCAGCTCTCTATTGTTGACTTGCAGAGGCTTGCTAATGGTGAAGTTATTGGTCGCAGGGGTAGAGAATCTGACATGGATATGGAAATTGTGATTGAGGAATGA